A window of Acinetobacter sp. TR3 contains these coding sequences:
- a CDS encoding metal/formaldehyde-sensitive transcriptional repressor, translating into MSHLHHDKKILNRVKRIQGQMTAVEKSLLNPESSCIEVLQQVAAVKGAVNGLMNQLMELHLKEHVLKDVDHVNDEEVQKFLALLQRYL; encoded by the coding sequence ATGTCTCATCTACACCATGACAAGAAAATTTTAAATCGTGTGAAACGGATTCAAGGACAAATGACGGCCGTAGAAAAGTCCTTATTAAATCCTGAAAGTTCATGTATAGAGGTATTACAGCAAGTTGCTGCGGTCAAAGGCGCAGTCAATGGTTTAATGAATCAACTGATGGAATTGCACTTGAAAGAGCATGTATTAAAAGATGTTGATCATGTCAATGATGAGGAAGTACAGAAATTTCTGGCTTTATTACAGCGCTATTTATAA